From one Magnolia sinica isolate HGM2019 chromosome 18, MsV1, whole genome shotgun sequence genomic stretch:
- the LOC131233277 gene encoding dehydration-responsive element-binding protein 1B-like has product MASFFSCDYSDVHTSYTLENSRPSTTVSDEEVYATVATSPPKRRAGRRKFRETRHPVYKGVRQRNGGKWVCELREPNKASRLWLGTFQTPEMAARAHDVAAMALRGRSACLNFADSAWRLPVPVSGSGKDIRKAAAEAAEAFRPLKSETASGSSDTSKEEKSMPLPPENLFYEDYEVDCGMAGLLEGIAEGLMVSLPPIHSSGSHWDDVECDADVLLWSHSI; this is encoded by the coding sequence ATGGCCTCGTTCTTCAGCTGTGATTACTCAGATGTCCATACAAGCTACACATTGGAGAATTCACGGCCGTCAACCACCGTCTCTGATGAGGAAGTCTACGCCACGGTGGCGACCAGTCCACCCAAGCGGCGGGCCGGGAGAAGGAAATTCCGTGAGACACGGCACCCAGTGTACAAGGGCGTCAGGCAAAGGAATGGCGGCAAGTGGGTCTGCGAGCTGCGCGAGCCGAACAAAGCCTCACGGCTGTGGCTCGGGACGTTCCAGACACCTGAGATGGCTGCCCGGGCTCACGATGTTGCCGCGATGGCTCTCAGGGGCCGATCGGCCTGCCTCAATTTTGCCGATTCTGCCTGGCGCTTGCCCGTGCCAGTGTCCGGCAGCGGCAAAGACATACGGAAGGCGGCGGCAGAAGCTGCTGAAGCTTTCCGACCTTTAAAATCTGAGACGGCTTCTGGCAGCAGTGACACAAGTAAGGAGGAGAAGTCGATGCCTTTGCCACCGGAAAATCTGTTTTACGAGGATTATGAGGTGGATTGCGGCATGGCGGGATTGCTTGAGGGCATCGCAGAGGGATTGATGGTTTCGCTGCCTCCGATCcactcaagtgggtcccactgggaTGACGTAGAATGTGATGCTGACGTGTTGCTGTGGAGTCACTCCATTTGA